The genomic segment GACCACCCATTCGACATCTTGTGAAGTCCGCCAGCTCGGCTACTTTGCCGCGGCTTTGTGGGAGACCATTTCCTTGCACGCGGCGGCGCAATCGCGGCAGGCCTTCGCGCATTTCTTCATGTGGGCGTCGTCCGGGAACTTCTCGCACTCGGCCGCGCAGGTCTCGCAGGTCTTCAGACACGCCTCACAAACCTGAACCGCCAGCGGCCCGGAGCGGGCCACGATCTTTGCCGCCGCCGCGCAGACGTCGCCACAGTCGTTGCACGTCTCGGCCGTGATGAGGTGTTCCTTTTTCCCGCCCGCCGTCAGCGTCGTGCAGTGCCGGACGCACATCTCGCATTCCAGCATGCAGTCGGCACACGCCTTCGCGCATTTCTCGTGGCTGCCGTGTTCGTGAGGCTTGTCTGCCGGCGAGTCCACGGGCTTGGCCGACAACAACAACCCGCTCGCCAGCACAATCGCCATCGCGCCGATCTTGATCATTGGGAACTCCTGCAAAGAAAATGTCCGAACCGAAGTGAATGTGACGACCAACAAAAACGGCGACCAAGAGTACTCTTGATCGCCGTCGCGATTACCGCCCTCTATTTACGCCTTACGCGCGGGCCACCCGGCCGAGCAGCAGCCCGACCCCGAAGCCGACGAGTAGCGATTGAATCGGATACCGGCGGATCATGCCGGTCATCTCGCGGCCGAAGTCGTTGACCGTGTGGGCCGCGACGTCGTACGCCTCTTCGACTTTCCCTTCGACCTTCTGGCCGACCTGGCGGGCCGTATCCCGGGCGTCGCCGGCCCAGTGCTCGATCCGTTC from the Fimbriiglobus ruber genome contains:
- a CDS encoding four-helix bundle copper-binding protein encodes the protein MIKIGAMAIVLASGLLLSAKPVDSPADKPHEHGSHEKCAKACADCMLECEMCVRHCTTLTAGGKKEHLITAETCNDCGDVCAAAAKIVARSGPLAVQVCEACLKTCETCAAECEKFPDDAHMKKCAKACRDCAAACKEMVSHKAAAK
- a CDS encoding YtxH domain-containing protein produces the protein MAETRDKVKGAIDTGADRAKQATDYVADAAQGAKQNAAGTIDSVRDSVQSALDSVGDTASHARERIEHWAGDARDTARQVGQKVEGKVEEAYDVAAHTVNDFGREMTGMIRRYPIQSLLVGFGVGLLLGRVARA